One window of the Klebsiella oxytoca genome contains the following:
- a CDS encoding peptidase U32 family protein — protein MRLQNHHLELLSPARDAGIAREAILHGADAVYIGGPGFGARHNASNSLSDIAGLVPFARRYGAKVFVTLNTILHDDELEPAQRLITDLYETGVDALIVQDMGVMELDIPPIELHASTQCDIRSVEKAKFLSDVGFSQIVLARELNLQQIRAIYDNTDATIEFFIHGALCVAYSGQCNISHAQTGRSANRGDCSQACRLPYTLKDDQGRVVAYEKHLLSMKDNDQTANLAALIDAGVRSFKIEGRYKDMSYVKNITAHYRQMLDAIIEDRGDLARASAGRTEHFFVPSTDKTFHRGSTDYFVNARKGDIGAFDSPKFIGLPVGEVLKVDKDFLDVEVSEALTNGDGLNVMIKREIVGFRANTVEKTGENRYRVWPNEMPADLYKVRPHQPLNRNLDHNWQQALLKTSSERRVAVDIELSGWQEQLVLTMTSEEGVSVTHTLDGEFAEATHAEKALANLRDGVAKLGQTIYYSRNVEINLPGALFVPNSLLNQLRRETAEMLDEARLKAVVRGSRKPVSVPPPVYPETHLSFLANVYNHKAREFYQRYGVQLIDAAYEAHEEKGDVPVMITKHCLRFAFNLCPKQAKGSIKSWKATPMQLIHGDEVLTLKFDCRPCEMHVVGKIKNHILKMPLPGSVVASVSPDELMKTLPKRKGA, from the coding sequence ATGCGCCTGCAAAACCATCATCTTGAACTACTGAGTCCTGCCCGCGATGCCGGGATCGCCCGTGAAGCGATTTTACACGGTGCTGATGCGGTCTATATCGGCGGACCGGGCTTCGGCGCGCGGCATAACGCCAGCAACAGCCTGAGCGATATCGCCGGCCTGGTGCCGTTTGCCCGGCGCTATGGCGCAAAAGTGTTCGTGACTCTGAACACCATCCTTCATGATGATGAACTGGAACCGGCGCAGCGTCTGATTACTGACCTGTATGAAACCGGTGTTGATGCGTTAATCGTCCAGGATATGGGGGTGATGGAGCTGGATATTCCACCAATTGAGCTCCACGCCAGTACCCAGTGCGATATTCGCAGCGTCGAAAAAGCGAAATTTCTCTCCGACGTCGGTTTCAGCCAAATAGTCCTTGCCCGCGAGCTGAACCTTCAGCAGATCAGGGCGATTTACGATAATACCGACGCGACGATTGAATTCTTTATTCACGGCGCGCTGTGCGTGGCCTATTCCGGGCAGTGCAATATTTCCCACGCCCAGACCGGGCGCAGCGCTAACCGCGGCGACTGTTCTCAGGCCTGTCGTCTGCCGTACACCCTGAAAGACGACCAGGGTCGCGTGGTGGCATACGAAAAGCATCTGCTGTCAATGAAGGATAACGATCAGACCGCCAACCTGGCCGCTTTGATTGATGCCGGCGTGCGCTCCTTCAAAATTGAAGGCCGTTATAAAGATATGAGCTATGTGAAAAATATAACCGCTCATTATCGCCAGATGCTCGACGCCATTATTGAAGATCGCGGCGATCTGGCCCGCGCCTCGGCGGGGCGGACGGAGCACTTCTTTGTTCCCTCAACGGATAAAACCTTCCATCGCGGCAGCACCGACTATTTTGTTAATGCGCGCAAAGGCGATATTGGCGCGTTTGACTCGCCGAAGTTTATCGGTCTGCCGGTAGGTGAAGTGCTGAAGGTTGACAAAGATTTTCTCGATGTTGAGGTAAGCGAAGCGCTGACCAACGGCGATGGCTTAAACGTGATGATTAAACGTGAAATCGTCGGCTTTCGCGCTAACACGGTAGAGAAAACCGGCGAAAATCGCTATCGCGTCTGGCCGAACGAGATGCCGGCTGATTTATACAAAGTGCGCCCGCATCAGCCGTTAAACCGTAATCTCGATCATAACTGGCAGCAGGCGCTGCTTAAAACCTCCAGCGAGCGTCGGGTTGCGGTCGATATCGAACTGAGCGGCTGGCAGGAACAGCTGGTGTTAACGATGACCAGCGAAGAGGGGGTGAGCGTCACCCACACGCTGGACGGCGAGTTTGCCGAAGCGACCCACGCTGAGAAGGCGCTGGCGAACCTGCGCGACGGCGTGGCGAAATTAGGCCAGACCATCTATTACTCGCGTAACGTGGAGATTAACCTGCCGGGCGCGCTGTTCGTGCCAAACAGCCTGCTGAACCAGCTGCGCCGTGAAACGGCAGAAATGCTGGACGAGGCCCGTCTGAAAGCCGTGGTGCGCGGCAGCCGCAAGCCGGTATCCGTTCCGCCGCCGGTGTATCCGGAAACCCACCTGTCGTTTCTGGCTAACGTTTACAACCACAAAGCGCGCGAGTTTTATCAACGCTACGGCGTCCAGCTTATCGACGCCGCCTACGAAGCCCATGAAGAGAAGGGCGACGTGCCGGTGATGATCACCAAGCACTGCCTGCGCTTTGCCTTCAACCTGTGTCCAAAACAGGCTAAAGGTTCGATTAAGAGCTGGAAAGCCACCCCAATGCAGCTGATTCACGGCGATGAAGTGCTGACGCTTAAGTTTGATTGCCGTCCGTGCGAAATGCATGTGGTCGGTAAGATAAAAAATCATATTCTGAAAATGCCGCTGCCGGGTAGCGTTGTGGCATCCGTGAGCCCCGATGAGCTGATGAAAACCCTGCCGAAACGCAAGGGTGCCTGA
- a CDS encoding DUF2554 family protein, with translation MRGRCVSILLVAYSLLSGHVLARQHGHDFFPLQSLEQQLQHEADSDELRSAAEESASSLCEHHRWQNARKAQICQ, from the coding sequence ATGCGCGGAAGATGCGTTTCAATCTTACTGGTAGCGTACAGCCTGTTATCCGGCCACGTGCTGGCCCGTCAGCACGGACATGATTTCTTCCCACTACAGAGCCTCGAACAGCAGTTGCAACACGAAGCCGATAGCGATGAGCTGCGCAGCGCGGCGGAAGAGTCCGCCTCCAGCCTGTGCGAGCATCACCGCTGGCAAAATGCGCGGAAAGCGCAAATCTGCCAGTAG